The genomic region TTTTGTACATTTTGAAATATCGATGGTCGGATGGTGTATCACGGCTAGGATGGTCCGCGCATGACGGATGCTAGCAACAATCGTCCATGCGCAAAAATTTGTCATTTTAATACGGTTTTCTACTAGAAAGGCAGAGTCTAGGCTGAATCGTCATCCGACCAACCAAGTGAACCCCGAATAAAATCTCAGTTCAACGCAAACCGAATTATATATACTGATCGAAACGCAAATCATTGAATCGTATCGAATTGCAATTCTTCCCCTAATCATTGTTTCGGTGGAAAGAAATTACCATCCGCTAGCTAAAAGAGTTCGAACCTGGCCGGCCTAAAACAGACGTTTATTTCGGTACTAACTCACCGAAACCTTTTGAATTGTTCGGTGGGGACTGCCGCTGCCGAATTATTCAAGTTTTCAGCGGTGGTGTTTGCGGAACTAGTGTGACCAGAAGCCACCTTCATTACGGAAAGGACACTCTGCTTCCATTTtctacagagagagagagagagatcaccAAAGCTTTTCGGCATCGGAAAACCAGAAAGCATGGCTTCGACCTCCGACGACGACTTCATCACCGTCGTATGCACAGACCCCAGTCCAATCCAACTAAGCACCACCCCGGATAAAGAAGTTCTAATTTCTGTCGAGAATATCCTATCCTGGGATTTGCCAGCCATTCTCCGTCACCAAACTGTCAGAGTTCAAGCACATCGGAACAGGTGCTGCCTGGGTTCTCATTTTCTCACTCATTTTCCGTTTGTTTCCCGATAAAATTAAATGCggcaaaattaattttgattttgagtttttgaattCCATCTGTGCTTGCAGGCTTATCCAACACTCTTCGTACTTCCATGGACTCCTAAGCGGCAGCTTTAGGTTAATCGATTTCCTTATCCGAAAACTGAATCCGAGCTTAGAACTTTGActgtaaattttgatttttttttttaattaaaaagctCTTTAATTTCTTGAATTTGATTGCTTCCggttaaaaaatttgaatttttttttagcgAATCGGGCCGGGAATGTATAGAAATTGAGTGGAACCTGGAAATATTTCTAAGCATTCTCAATTGTTTATATGACTCCCCATTGCGATTGGAAGTTACATCTGATAATTTCCTCCTTCTTTTTGAGGTAAATAAATTTAACTTTTTACTATGTGCTAGTTTTGATCCAATGGTGTTCTTATCTTTTATTCATTTGGTTATTTGTTTTTGCTTGATCTTAAAATTGTTCAAACTGTTCGACattgttgaagaaaaattgCATTTCATGACTTGAAGGTTGAATGTTTATTATTTCCACCTTTCAAATCACATCCAGTGTTTTGTGAAGTTAATATTATTCTTTTGAAAATACTGCGTTGCGTTTGCGTTGCAGGGTGCACTCTATTTTGGAGTGGAGATGCTTCTCGTGAGATGTAAAACTTGGTTTTCTGAGGTAGTGTCGGCGGAGGTTCAACCACAAATACAATTGGATGATTTGACTTCTATTTGGAGCTTCGGTGTAGAGCACGGTGAGAATGATTTGAAcatgaaaatttaattttttgaaaaactcATGTTTGAATTTAGCATTGTTATGTTCTCCAGTCTAATGGATGAAATGGAATACATTGCAGCCCTTGATTCTCTTCCAGAATTGTGTGCGAGCTATCTTGCCAGAAATTTTGTATGTTCTCAACTTATATTGAACTTCTGTGCACAATcattatgttttgaaaagctttgtgcTATGCACACACACCCTTTTTACTTcccacacacccttgttaatgtttgtccattgatcttcttcaattcatacgATCGGACTTTCAAAAATTGAGAAGGTGTGTTAGAAGTAAAAAAGGCTGTGTGGATAGCACAACCCTTTGAAAATTCAATCATGCTTCAGTATTAACTCATACATCTTTTTGAAATGGAATTTTTACTGAAGTGGCTAGTGATGGGTTGTGGATTTATATTGATGTGATGACTGATGAGTAGAAAATTATGGTTAATTGTGAGGTAACATTTCAGTTGAATAATCTCTCtttagattggtttggtttagtCTTAATATTCATCGTACAGGGTCTAAAATAAAAGAGACGGTTCTGTTTGAGATGGCTATGATATGAGGAGGATATAAGAGTTGAAGGGAGCCCAAAAGGGAGATGGGGAGAGACGAAGAGAATTAATATGATTACtgaaagggaaattttatttcaacCCATGTAATCTCTCTCTACACCCAATTTAAATTGTAAATGAAAATTATCTTTTTTACCCTATCACgtaattaccatcaagtacaagacaaaattaaccctaaaactaaaatttatcaatagacCCACACCTAATATTCAAACCCTACCATACAAAATCACCATTTTTACATAACACTATCAATACTGACAGTAAACATTGACAAAAACACTGAAAATGACCTTCAAATCGTGGCCCAGAAAGGGTCTGATCAACTACTAAGAAGTCGAAAGCTGAGCTGATCAACTACTGAGCAAGTCCCAACCAGGCCACTACATAATATACTGGGAGATCATGGGGAAGTTGAAGAGAGAGTTCTTAGTGAATGTTGTAGAGAAATGGATGCATCGTTTTTGGATCATTGCTATGTGGTCTCGAGGAGAAGCAATTCGATCCGGCCTCTTGAGCTTTGAATTGTGGAGAAGAGAACTTTCAAGAAAATTTGGgaacaattcataaaaaaaatgggTTTGCAATGAGTCAGTTTAAGACCCCTATATGCACTAGCTACAACGAGCTCTTGGGCATTCTCAATTTATGCACCATTAAGAGGGTTTACAACACTGCTTATGTTAAATAGCGATGTAACTGTATTTGGCAAAAATGCATTTGGCGAGTCAATCACTCATGAATCAGTAAATGTACGTATAGAATTCAAAACCAACACTTTAGATCGATGTTAAATAAAGTTCAACCAAGTCCCGATCATCATAACTATAATTTTAGGGTTCATGTGGACATGATGTATAAATAGATATACAGATATACCttcaattgaaaaattaaactgATCAGTTCTTCAAATTATTAACGTTCAATAAGCAAATAACATATAGAACATTTTCTTATGTACCCAAATTCAAGCTAGTTAGCTATGAggggatattttttttttcttctgttaagtccaattcaatttgggattttattttataaatgggtgtaaagataacttcacattttgatttgggtttgaaagggtagtttaggtaataaacttgggtttaaagagatattaattctttaattaaaaataatatgagtgTAGAGaataagttgggtgtagaaagatgttacatgggttcaaataaaatttcccttacTAAAAACACCATGACGTTGATCTAATAGTCTCCTATCATTCTGAGCATGTGGCACTTTATTGATGATGTGCTCATGAACTCACGGATATATGGCTACTACTCTTGTTTAATCTGAAAAAGATGCTTTGGTATATTTCTTCACGATCAGGTCGTTACTAATAGTTGAATGGGAGGAGATTGTTTTCACTTAAGTGGCATCAGATCCTAGGGATTCGTATGTTAACAGGCTTATGATTTCTGTGTTTTGTGCAATATTTGTTCACTGTGCCCAACCTATTCACTAATTGAAACTGACAGATTATGCTTTGGTTTTCCAGATGTGGGCCATGTGCATGGATTATTTTGTAGATATTCCTTACGACTTATTACTATCTTGTGTAAAGCACATGGATTTGACAGTCGACAGGTTAGTTATCCTTTGAATAGCCTTGCTTAATTTTCTGTTAGACATATTGGCACGCTGATATCTTACTCTTATTTGTCTGTCACAGCGAGATGTATCTTTCCAATGCACTTTTAGTTTGGCTTGATGCTAACACAGAAAGGATGGATGGCTTGAGCAGAAATGAAGATGTCCACACTGGCATTTTGAAAGAGGTACAGATCAACAATGTTTCATGTATATGTTGAGGACCAAAATGATATATAGCCTTGGAAAGTAGCTTGTTTACCTAGGATCTACTACTGCTGCGAGttatatcataagcaattatcTTCAACCATGAATGTGACTCCATATCAGTTTTTGAAAAACATCAACATGTTAGGTACAATAAACTTGACAGCCAATCCATAGCCTGCATAGTTTTAACTGGATAATAGGAAGGAAATGTCGTAACTTTCTGATGAAAGTCACCAAAGAGTGAGTTACCTAATAATCATAACAAATTGCCCCATCGAGCAAACTTTCAGTTTCATTTAAAGGCAGTTTAGCACTAATTGTTACTTGGACGAAACTCTTCCCAATATGCCTCATAATATAATGGGGACAATGTGGCATAATGTTATGTTCACAAGTTTGTGGAAATAGGTACGATAAGGGTAAACTATAGATCTAAAGACAAGAAGGGTAATTACAGGTCTGTAATTAGAAATTATTGAACCATGTAGAGGGATTATTTACTTTGTGAGTTGTGATATGTCGTGTTATAAAAGTTCATTACTTGTGCTACCAATTGATCCCTCATATTCttgaaaataaatatgtagGGGATTTTAGCAGTGTTGTAATTGCCCTTGATGTAGTTAAGCGTAAATTTTACATCATCTGTCTTTGTCTTTGTATAttttctgtatatatatatttttttgaagtTTATATGATAAGTATAAAACTTAGTAAAATAGTGATTTAGTTCTCCTTAGTCATTCAGTAGCATTAAATCTGAATTTTCTGAGTTTAGGTATTCATAAAGCCGAAACCTGAAATACTACCATTCAGTATTTATCTGCCAAAATCTTTAGTAAACTGCAATCTTTGTATTAAATCATCTATTGGTTGCTGTTGAACAGATCCGTGTGCGCCTTTTGCCATTGTGGTTTGCTGCAGGTATGCTTAATTTTCTGATAGTAGATAAAGGGCACCAATACATACTCATTTTTTTCCTATTCTTACACAAACTGATCGGGTTCTTTTTTCAGAGAAAAGAAGTTCTTGTCATTTTTCTAAGTTTGCTGATCAGAGCGTTGATTCAATTTTCAGACTACTTAGAATTCCATCCACTAGCTCAATAGAAGCCTTGGCCAATGGTCATTTGCATGACTTACGTATTCGGCTGACAAAATTTTCTAAGGTATTCCTGTCACTAAGGACCTCAGAACTCCCTTTGGAAaaggttttattttgttttttcagttGAGGTatcttagtgggataaggcttagTTGTCGGTGTAGTTTGAGGGTTTATATGACTCAAGGTACATCATACATGCAATGAAAGAATAGCATTTCAGTGTTTTCTCTGTCCTATCATGTGCATATGCATCATATACTTTCTTGAAGGTGGAGGGGGAAAGTAACAAATGGGAGGTTTTTTTTAGgatttatttatctatttttttccttttaggaAGTTTTATATCCGTTTCCAGTAGATGCTAATCTGTTTTTTTTGGAAGTTATACAAAGGTCTATCAGATAAACTCTTCTTAAGGGTTAGAGTTACTGTTCATATGTAGACGGTAGTGCCAACTGCCAAGGTCTTTGCAAAGAGTAATTAAGGGAGGTTATATGGGTGCATCGAGAATCAAGATCCATCCCGTAATAGAGAGACTAagcaaattttgaaatttattagGAAAAAGGATGGAGATATTTATGTGCATGCTGTCAAACTATTGATATCATAGATTCGTGGTATATAGTTTCTGAGTATCTGAAACATCAAACATTTGGCGGACAGTTAATGTTCATTAGTATATAACTTAGTCTTTTTCTTTGTGCAGAAAGTAAACCTTTCAAGTTGCCCTCAGATGACATCAGTCGTGCTACTTTtttctttgcttcctttttcaaaCAGTATGGAATACACTCTAAGGAGTATTGAACAGTCACCATTTAACCTTAAACATCTTGAACGAGAATCTTCTGCACTACTGAAGTCGTTGCCAACTTTGTCTTTTGAAGCGGTACAAGAGGTGGATATTTCCAAGTGTCCAAGGTTACATCTTGAAACTGCCATTGAATGCTTCTGCAAATCGTTTCCATCTTTAAGAACACTGAAGGCAGCTTTTTTATTGAACTTCAAGATAAGCACTTTGCGCAAACTGCTGAAATGCCCCATGGTCTGTGAAGTTGACTTGACTATTGACACTACTCCAATTATATCATCACAAGTGTCTGTTGTATCCTCAAGTCCAGATATAACACCGCAAATATCAAATTTGCCCTTAAATTGTCGGGATATGACTTCTTTTTACTCTGGACCATCTCTTGCAAAACTCACGTTGGAGGGCCGAAGCGATCTCTATGGTGAGATATTTTTCAATAGTTCCAGATTTTCTGTGGATAAAGTCGTTAATGTTTCGTACCTCCAAAAGATAGTTTGGCATACTGATATCATTGACAGTTGTCTTTGTTAAACTTGTGGACAAAGTTAGTGGAAAAATGCGTACCATTCTATTGCATATAAGGCATGATATCATCGTAAAGTCCATAAAGTGGAAATTTGGGCCTATCTGTAGCATGCTATTGATGAAAGCATATGATACTCATTTATTAATAATGTTGGGCCAGGGATTTTGAAATGTTCAACTCTGACATTTGAATGCTGCAATGGTGGAAATATTGGATTTCTTTTTTGAAGTATGTTTCCTTGTAATTTAATTAGCCCAGGAAAGGTTCAATATTGTGAATGCGCAGTTGCACACACATGAAGCCCATAATGCACTAtacttgtttttcctttttattggtGGCGCCTGATTTTGCATCATTGTTCACCCCACTAACATATCCTTTCAACATTTATGCCAGATTCAGATCTTCAGTACATCTCCAGATTCTGTGTCTGCTTGCAATACCTAAACCTCAAAGGGTGTATTTCATTAACTGATGTTGGCATAGCAAGTGTTCTACACAGATGTATTAAGCTGCACTCCGTTTTAGTATGTGACACCTCTTTCGGGGTTAATTCAGTTTTAGCTCTTTGTTCTAGCTCTTCCAATCATATTGCTGTCCAACAAATTGAAAACGAGCAATTGGATTCCCTGGCACATAATCTTCAAACACTTCACATGGGAAGCTGCAAGTGTGAGTGTCAATTCCCTTGTTACTTTTGCTTTGGGAGTTTATGACTTGAACTTTGAAGACTTATGTCCATCACCATCCTCATTCTCTACAGGCAGAAACTCTaggatttcatttttattttttattattttcgtttttgagAATTGAGATACTTGGTATAAGGCACCATTTATCCATATAGTTCACAGAAAGTGTAGTGTATAGCTTCTCTGTCTTTGACCAGTGCTTccatatacaaaaaataaaaatataaaacccgaGGGAAGTAACAATTTCTAACTGAGAAGTCTTTGAGAATTTGCTTGACTAAGATTTAGCTTAACTGTACTTGCTATTGGGTACTTGAGGTTAGTAGTAAGGCCTTTCTTTGTCTTTCTGATATATGTTGGTCCTATAATCTTCTATTATATGAAATTCTTTCTCATCATTGACCGTTAACACAATTTCTGTCATTTTCTTGTATTTACTGATGATTTGAGATGATCTAGGACCTAAAAAGTTTTGAAATGGTGGCTGTAACAAATCCAACCAGTTCAGATAAGCTGCGTTAATTTCATTTCCGGGTCTAGATTACGTAAAAATGGACCAAGGAAATGCCTAAAGTTCACTGGATGACATGTATGCTGTATGgtcaattgtttttgtttctcagGTGTTGATGAAGCATCTCTTGTAAAGCTTATGTCTCAAATGCAAAAGCTGAAGACTCTTTGCTTAAGTGATACTTACCTTTCTGATGGTGCTCTATATAGTTTCAGAAGTTCTTCCTTGGAGATGCTTGATGTTTCTAATACTGGGGTGAGTCATCAaatttagtgattatacacacatatgcatgtgatTGTGAGAAATAAGTTAGTTACATGGCTATACTCCCTTAGCGGTTAAGTTAATCCTGCAACTACATCCTAGTATGCTCTTAAGGTTCCTATGCATCTATGAAGTCAATTGGCCTTGCACATAAACCCTTGTGAGTATTAACATAGACAACACACTGTTTCTTGCATAAATCTGGTTTATATAATTGGGGAATCAACAGAAGGAAGCTGATGTAAAACTCTTCGAAAAGTTCAATTTGGTAATGGATATAAGACATCCTGTAAAACCCATCTGTGTTCCTATTATCATGTAACCATGGTAATTATGTGCTTGTAAATTTCAGGTTTCAAAAGCTGCTTTAGCTCATCTCATCAGTGGAAATCCAGGTTTAAAGTGTTTGAAGGCGAGAGGATGCAGGAATTTGTCTCAACAGGAAAGTGAGGCTCAGAAGCGAGCATTTGCTTCCTCCTACTCTTGCAGAGAACTGCATAATGAAATAGGAAGAACTTGCGTACTGGAAGAAATTGCACTTGGATGGGGATTTTCTTACTCCTCTTTGGAAGCTCTGAAACCCGCAGTCACATCACTGAGGAAAATAACTGTGGGCTTAGGTGGATCATTAGGTGAAGATGGACTGAGAAAACTACCAACTATTTCTCCTATGCTGGAGTCAATTATTCTTTATTTTCAGGTAACTTGTTTGTGGATTTTGAGACAATTGTAGGCAATACCTGAAACATCCCTTGTGGCTTATGCTGTTATACATGCATTAGCTGTAACATAATCAATACTAAAAGTACTCAGGGACAATTAgttttaaatattgaattttGTGAGAGAGACACTTCCCCTATTTGCTGGTTTAGTTCACCTATCAGATAAATTCTTATTGATCAGATCAGCATGAGTTAACTGATGTCTCCTTAGGTATATTCATGCAGTTTTGGTGATATTAGTTTTGGCGAAAGACacacttctttttcttcttctttcgatttcaaaatatatgtttctCTTGCATCAAAACCTACATTTGAATATGAAATATACAGTCATTGTTTGTTTGTACAATGATTTTGATACTTTTACAGGTAATATCTGATGGTACCATTATGAGCATCATGGAAAATCTGAAGAACTTGGTAGTTTTTGCTTTGTATCACTGTCTTGGTGATATATCTATTTTAAGCTTTAAGTTTTCCATGCCAAACCTGAGGACGTTGAAACTTGAGCGGGTGACCCCTTGGATGACCAACAATGATTTGGTTATTCTTACTCAAAGCTGTACAAATCTGGTTGAGCTTTCGCTGCTAGGGTGTACACTTCTGAATTCAGGTTAGGAGCTATTTGTTTCAAAGGGTATCATTTGAGCTTGCCTTCAATTGACACAGCATGTAGACATTTCCTTAGTCATATCTAATTCATGATTCTATTTCCCAATAACAAGTGCTTCAGTGGGTAACCTGTTCTTGGTTTCTTTCTATTCCATTACAGGAATATCCTTTTgttgtgttatctatgtgcGAGTGTACCTCTAAAGCAAATTGAAAATAGTAGCTACTCTTTTTGAGGTAATTGATATGCCACTTTAACTTGCCGTTCTTTCTTGTTTGCAGAGTCTCAACGGATAATTTCGCATGGATGGCCAGGCTTGGTTTCAGTCCATCTTGAGGTTTGCCGTTTTCAAGTGCTGCTTGTTTTCTAGCCATGATACTTATATGTGTCAATGACTGGTTCACTTGACACATAATTATCAGTTCGACGTGTGATTTTAAAATTCTGttcttcttgtgtttttggagGTCCCCTGCACTACTTTTACCATATTTGTCAGTGTGCCATGTATGACAAATGTGATCGATTTTGATGTTTAGGAGTGTGGACAAGTGACAGCGAAGGGGGTTTCTTCTCTTTTTAGATGTAAAGCTCTTGAAGATCTCCTGCTGCGTCATAATGTGAGATTTGAGTGACTGTTTCTTTTCATCTTGCATTCACATCTGGTAAATATTGTTGTGCTGCTACTACATATATTGCAATTGGAACATCGTATACCTTCCGATAATACCAAACTCTCTTTATACAGGGCCCTGGGATACAGAGAAGCTTTATTTTTGACGCCGCTTCAAAGGTAATACCTCAGTTCTTGTATTCAATTAGAGGTATCAAGTTTAACGGTTAATAAGTTAATACAATCGCGTGTCTTTTGTGTTGAGTTCAGTTTCCAATGCTTAGGAAAGTATCGTTAGACTTGTGTGATGCCAGTGAAGGTGATTTTGACATTCCGAATGTAagttaatctctctctctcacgcgTACAAGCGCATGACCTTTTTCACTCAAGCGTTAAGTGTTTCCTTCAAAACAACCTAAAGGGATCTACGTTGTTTGCTGTAGTATGCAGATAGGTATTTCTTAAGTACTGTCAAGATTGCAAGATGCAAGACCGAGAAGTGTGGCCGGAACGTTGTGTTTCTCGAGGCTCGTAGGAGGCGGGTGCACAAAGAAACCCTTGTACTGGTATGGAACAGCAGCACCGTCGCCAGGACAGTGGTGAAAGAAAGGCTCTAATTAACAACAGTGGCGAACAATCTCAcgctctcttttttcttttttctttacacTTACTGGAGATATTGAAGCCAGAAGTGAGTAATTTTGGGGTTATGATATAATTTGACCCAAATAGTGAGTAGTTTTTAAAATGAAGAAAGAACGTGTTCGATGAAATGCCTCAGTAGAGTTCTCTCCCATTACAACAAATTTTTAGCTCCACCGCTCTGCAGGAATGTTTGAAACTCTAACCTCTTATAAGTGTTACataaattggattttttttttttttttgaacaactgATAGTATTACATTAAAAGGAGAAAAGGCAGGcgtagcctcacaatgagctagtaataacatgattcaaatttgtttttgacgagaatcaaactgATAACCTTACCAATAGATCGTAATACGAAATGACTTATTCAAATTGGATT from Pyrus communis chromosome 9, drPyrComm1.1, whole genome shotgun sequence harbors:
- the LOC137745844 gene encoding BTB/POZ domain-containing protein FBL11 isoform X1, whose amino-acid sequence is MASTSDDDFITVVCTDPSPIQLSTTPDKEVLISVENILSWDLPAILRHQTVRVQAHRNRLIQHSSYFHGLLSGSFSESGRECIEIEWNLEIFLSILNCLYDSPLRLEVTSDNFLLLFEGALYFGVEMLLVRCKTWFSEVVSAEVQPQIQLDDLTSIWSFGVEHALDSLPELCASYLARNFMWAMCMDYFVDIPYDLLLSCVKHMDLTVDSEMYLSNALLVWLDANTERMDGLSRNEDVHTGILKEIRVRLLPLWFAAEKRSSCHFSKFADQSVDSIFRLLRIPSTSSIEALANGHLHDLRIRLTKFSKKVNLSSCPQMTSVVLLFSLLPFSNSMEYTLRSIEQSPFNLKHLERESSALLKSLPTLSFEAVQEVDISKCPRLHLETAIECFCKSFPSLRTLKAAFLLNFKISTLRKLLKCPMVCEVDLTIDTTPIISSQVSVVSSSPDITPQISNLPLNCRDMTSFYSGPSLAKLTLEGRSDLYDSDLQYISRFCVCLQYLNLKGCISLTDVGIASVLHRCIKLHSVLVCDTSFGVNSVLALCSSSSNHIAVQQIENEQLDSLAHNLQTLHMGSCKCVDEASLVKLMSQMQKLKTLCLSDTYLSDGALYSFRSSSLEMLDVSNTGVSKAALAHLISGNPGLKCLKARGCRNLSQQESEAQKRAFASSYSCRELHNEIGRTCVLEEIALGWGFSYSSLEALKPAVTSLRKITVGLGGSLGEDGLRKLPTISPMLESIILYFQVISDGTIMSIMENLKNLVVFALYHCLGDISILSFKFSMPNLRTLKLERVTPWMTNNDLVILTQSCTNLVELSLLGCTLLNSESQRIISHGWPGLVSVHLEECGQVTAKGVSSLFRCKALEDLLLRHNGPGIQRSFIFDAASKFPMLRKVSLDLCDASEGDFDIPNYADRYFLSTVKIARCKTEKCGRNVVFLEARRRRVHKETLVLVWNSSTVARTVVKERL
- the LOC137745844 gene encoding BTB/POZ domain-containing protein FBL11 isoform X3 encodes the protein MDEMEYIAALDSLPELCASYLARNFMWAMCMDYFVDIPYDLLLSCVKHMDLTVDSEMYLSNALLVWLDANTERMDGLSRNEDVHTGILKEIRVRLLPLWFAAEKRSSCHFSKFADQSVDSIFRLLRIPSTSSIEALANGHLHDLRIRLTKFSKKVNLSSCPQMTSVVLLFSLLPFSNSMEYTLRSIEQSPFNLKHLERESSALLKSLPTLSFEAVQEVDISKCPRLHLETAIECFCKSFPSLRTLKAAFLLNFKISTLRKLLKCPMVCEVDLTIDTTPIISSQVSVVSSSPDITPQISNLPLNCRDMTSFYSGPSLAKLTLEGRSDLYDSDLQYISRFCVCLQYLNLKGCISLTDVGIASVLHRCIKLHSVLVCDTSFGVNSVLALCSSSSNHIAVQQIENEQLDSLAHNLQTLHMGSCKCVDEASLVKLMSQMQKLKTLCLSDTYLSDGALYSFRSSSLEMLDVSNTGVSKAALAHLISGNPGLKCLKARGCRNLSQQESEAQKRAFASSYSCRELHNEIGRTCVLEEIALGWGFSYSSLEALKPAVTSLRKITVGLGGSLGEDGLRKLPTISPMLESIILYFQVISDGTIMSIMENLKNLVVFALYHCLGDISILSFKFSMPNLRTLKLERVTPWMTNNDLVILTQSCTNLVELSLLGCTLLNSESQRIISHGWPGLVSVHLEECGQVTAKGVSSLFRCKALEDLLLRHNGPGIQRSFIFDAASKFPMLRKVSLDLCDASEGDFDIPNYADRYFLSTVKIARCKTEKCGRNVVFLEARRRRVHKETLVLVWNSSTVARTVVKERL
- the LOC137745844 gene encoding BTB/POZ domain-containing protein FBL11 isoform X2 gives rise to the protein MLLVRCKTWFSEVVSAEVQPQIQLDDLTSIWSFGVEHALDSLPELCASYLARNFMWAMCMDYFVDIPYDLLLSCVKHMDLTVDSEMYLSNALLVWLDANTERMDGLSRNEDVHTGILKEIRVRLLPLWFAAEKRSSCHFSKFADQSVDSIFRLLRIPSTSSIEALANGHLHDLRIRLTKFSKKVNLSSCPQMTSVVLLFSLLPFSNSMEYTLRSIEQSPFNLKHLERESSALLKSLPTLSFEAVQEVDISKCPRLHLETAIECFCKSFPSLRTLKAAFLLNFKISTLRKLLKCPMVCEVDLTIDTTPIISSQVSVVSSSPDITPQISNLPLNCRDMTSFYSGPSLAKLTLEGRSDLYDSDLQYISRFCVCLQYLNLKGCISLTDVGIASVLHRCIKLHSVLVCDTSFGVNSVLALCSSSSNHIAVQQIENEQLDSLAHNLQTLHMGSCKCVDEASLVKLMSQMQKLKTLCLSDTYLSDGALYSFRSSSLEMLDVSNTGVSKAALAHLISGNPGLKCLKARGCRNLSQQESEAQKRAFASSYSCRELHNEIGRTCVLEEIALGWGFSYSSLEALKPAVTSLRKITVGLGGSLGEDGLRKLPTISPMLESIILYFQVISDGTIMSIMENLKNLVVFALYHCLGDISILSFKFSMPNLRTLKLERVTPWMTNNDLVILTQSCTNLVELSLLGCTLLNSESQRIISHGWPGLVSVHLEECGQVTAKGVSSLFRCKALEDLLLRHNGPGIQRSFIFDAASKFPMLRKVSLDLCDASEGDFDIPNYADRYFLSTVKIARCKTEKCGRNVVFLEARRRRVHKETLVLVWNSSTVARTVVKERL